Part of the Brassica oleracea var. oleracea cultivar TO1000 chromosome C8, BOL, whole genome shotgun sequence genome is shown below.
CCTCATGCTATATTCACCTGTTAGTTGTAATGTGCTCTGCAGTAGAAATTGTCTGTGGTTCAAACTTCAGATACTGGATATAGGGTGAATAGTATGTCTCACAATATACGAGGTTTTGGTTTCTGTAAGCTGGTGTTTCGTTTGCTTAGCTCAAGCCATTTAATTTATACGAATGTCCTTGTATGGTTGGTTAGACATGCACATTAATTTAGTATATGCTGTTACGGCGAGAGTAAACAATGTTCTTGAAAACATTGCGTTCCTGTAATTTTCACATAGAGTCAATTTGGTAACTGAATGTTTGGAGTTTTGCAGATCCAAATATAATGAAGAGGTTTCAAGTTGATAGAGGTGCAATAAAGTTTGTTTTCTCTGGTGCAAACATAATGTGTCCTGGTCTTACATCCCCTGGAGGCGTTCTTGATGAAGAAGTTGACGCAGAAAGACCAGTGGTATGAACACAGAAGAAACTAACTCTTTCTTGGGATGTTATCTTTTTTTGTTTGTTTGTGTTAATCTTAACTCATGAGTCTGTATTTGTTTAGGCTATATATGCAGAAGGAAAGCAACATGCCTTAGCAATAGGCTTCACCAAAATGTCAGCCAAGGACATGTAAGTTCAATTTCTTTATGAGTTGGTCTTTGCTGATGCTAGTTTAGTACAAGTGTTTTCTGACTATGTGGTCTATGTTTGTGTCGTTACATCTCTTATTCGGTTTTGCTTGTGTATTTGTTCACAGTAAGAGCATCAACAAAGGAATCGGAGTGGACAACATGCATTACCTCAACGACGGTCTCTGGAAGGTACTAATCCCCTCTTGCATCGAGTCAATCAAAGGATTCGTTGAGACTCTACTTAATCGATTTTTGAAAGAACGCAAAGCAAACGTTTATAAAATGTGTATTGCATGTTTGTTTGATGTTGTCTGCAGATGGAACGGCTAGATTGAAGGAGCATGAAGATGTCATGTGGATCACTGTTGGGGAGAGATATATTATGATCTCAATTTTTATGCGTCTCTAAACTTATGGAGCTTTTGTCTTAGATCAACCTTTTAGCTTCTGTTATGAAATATTTTGATGTTTTGTTTTATGAGCGAACGTTATCAACCTTAGCTAAGGTTACAGTTTCTAAGTATTTTGGTAAATGTTCCTAACCGAACATCCTAAGCAAACTGCTATCAGATCACTTTAGTTTGTAACTAGTGAGCGGTACGAAGAACTAGTAAACGTATAAAGATGACAGCTAATTAGGAACAGAATGTGCCTACTAATTAGTTTTTTTGTTTGAAACTTAGGCCTACTAATTAGTTATTAGGTGTCGTTTGATAGTACAGACATTCATGTGCTTGCACAATATCATGAACAATAATTTTTTTTTTTATTTACCCACGTACTCCCAGGTAAATTAGATTTGGTGACACCCAAAGTTCGAAAAGATGTAACAATGTCCTCATTCTCAAGTAATGCGAAAAAAATGACGACATTTGCTCACATCATGAACTCATTGGTCAAACATGCTGCATGCACAACGCACACGTCTTTTCCATAATTTTCCACATTTCAATATTAATTTCCACACATGGAAACTGAGATGAGATAATAAAATTAAAATATATTAATATTACAATTGATAAGATATTGAGAGAAAAACAAAAATAGCACTCAAATTTTTGTTTCCAAACTAGCACTCAAGATCAAAAGTCACAAAAATAGCACTTCATGTTTTATCAAAAGTCACAAACTTAGGGTTTAGAGTTAAAGGGTGGGGTTTAGGATTTAAGGTTTAGGGTTTAGGGTTTAGAGTTTAGGGTTTAGGGTTTAGGGTTTAGGGTTTATGGTTTAGGGTTTAGGATTTAGGGTTTAGAGTTTAGGGTTTAGGGTTTAGGGTTTAGGGTTTATGGTTTAGGGTTTAGGATTTAGGGTTTAGAGTTTAGGGTTTAGGGTTTAGGGTTTAGGGTTTATGGTTTAGGGTTTAGGATTTAGGGTTTAGAGTTTAGGGTTTAGGGTTTAGGGTTTAGGGTTTATGGTTTAGGGTTTAGGATTTAGGGTTTAGAGTTTAGGGTTTAGGGTTTAGGGTTTAGGGTTTATGGTTTAGGGTTTAGGATTTAGGGTTTAGAGTTTAGGGTTTAGGGTTTAGGGTTTAGGGTTTATGGTTTAGGGTTTAGGATTTAGGGTTTAGAGTTTAGGGTTTAGGGTTTAGGGTTTAGGGTTTATGGTTTAGGGTTTAGGATTTAGGGTTTAGAGTTTAGGGTTTAGGGTTTAGGGTTTAGGGTTTATGGTTTAGGGTTTAGGATTTAGGGTTTAGAGTTTAGGGTTTAGGGTTTAGGGTTTAGAGTTTAAGGTTTAGGGTTTAGAGTTTAGAAATAATGTTTTGGGGATAAGATTTCAAATTTTGAAAAATAAAAAAAATTAAAATTTTCAAAGGATAAACTTAGAAATGTGCTATTTTGGTCATTTTAGTTTTTGATTACTATTTTTGTGATATAAACTTAGAAATGTGCTATTTTGGAGATTTGTCCTAAGATATTTGATTAAGATAATTAATGATGCTTAGAATAATTTGCCATGCGAACCAAAGATGTCAACGAATATAACTTTTTACATTAACTCGCCATGCGACTGCGAACCAAAAGACGTCATGGATTTTTTTTTTCTGTCCACATTAGGCCTGGAACGGATCGGATATCCGGACAATTTTAAGATATCCGGATCCGGATCCTTATTAGGTGAATCCATAATTTTACTATCCTTATCCGAATCCGGGGTTCGCGGATATCTGGATGTCGGATATCCTTCTAAAAATTATAATATCCGGCGGATATCCGGATCCGGATTTGGATCCTTAAAATAAATAAAAAATAATATTAATATATATAAAATATTAACAATAATTTAAAAATAAAAATATATATAATGTTTTTAATTATTTCTATGTATAATATTACAAAATTTACATAAAATTTATATATNNNNNNNNNNNNNNNNNNNNNNNNNNNNNNNNNNNNNNNNNNNNNNNNNNNNNNNNNNNNNNNNNNNNNNNNNNNNNNNNNNNNNNNNNNNNNNNNNNNNNNNNNNNNNNNNNNNNNNNNNNNNNNNNNNNNNNNNNNNNNNNNNNNNNNNNNNNNNNNNNNNNNNNNNNNNNNNNNNNNNNNNNNNNNNNNNNNNNNNNNNNNNNNNNNNNNNNNNNNNNNNNNNNNNNNNNNNNNNNNNNNNNNNNNNNNNNNNNNNNNNNNNNNNNNNNNNNNNNNNNNNNNNNNNNNNNNNNNNNNNNNNNNNNNNNNNNNNNNNNNNNNNNNNNNNNNNNNNNNNNNNNNNNNNNNNNNNNNNNNNNNNNNNNNNNNNNNNNNNNNNNNNNNNNNNNNNNNNNNNNNNNNNNNNNNNNNNNNNNNNNNNNNNNNNNNNNNNNNNNNNNNNNNNNNNNNNNNNNNNNNNNNNNNNNNNNNNNNNNNNNNNNNNNNNNNNNNNNNNNNNNNNNNNNNNNNNNNNNNNNNNNNNNNNNNNNNNNNNNNNNNNNNNNNNNNNNNNNNNNNNNNNNNNNNNNNNNNNNNNNNNNNNNNNNNNNNNNNNNNNNNNNNNNNNNNNNNNNNNNNNNNNNNNNNNNNNNNNNNNNNNNNNNNNNNNNNNNNNNNNNNNNNNNNNNNNNNNNNNNNNNNNNNNNNNNNNNNNNNNNNNNNNNNNNNNNNNNNNNNNNNNNNNNNNNNNNNNNNNNNNNNNNNNNNNNNNNNNNNNNNNNNNNNNNNNNNNNNNNNNNNNNNNNNNNNNNNNNNNNNNNNNNNNNNNNNNNNNNNNNNNNNNNNNNNNNNNNNNNNNNNNNNNNNNNNNNNNNNNNNNNNNNNNNNNNNNNNNNNNNNNNNNNNNNNNNNNNNNNNNNNNNNNNNNNNNNNNNNNNNNNNNNNNNNNNNNNNNNNNNNNNNNNNNNNNNNNNNNNNNNNNNNNNNNNNNNNNNNNNNNNNNNNNNNNNNNNNNNNNNNNNNNNNNNNNNNNNNNNNNNNNNNNNNNNNNNNNNNNNNNNNNNNNNNNNNNNNNNNNNNNNNNNNNNNNNNNNNNNNNNNNNNNNNNNNNNNNNNNNNNNNNNNNNNNNNNNNNNNNNNNNNNNNNNNNNNNNNNNNNNNNNNNNNNNNNNNNNNNGTTTAGGGTTTAGGGTTTAGGGTTTATGGTTTAGGGTTTAGGATTTAGGGTTTAGAGTTTAGGGTTTAGGGTTTAGGGTTTAGAGTTTAAGGTTTAGGGTTTAGAGTTTAGAAATAATGTTTTGGGGATAAGATTTCAAATTTTGAAAAATAAAAAAAATTAAAATTTTCAAAGGATAAACTTAGAAATGTGCTATTTTGGTCATTTTAGTTTTTGATTACTATTTTTGTGATATAAACTTAGAAATGTGCTATTTTGGTCATTTTAGTTTTTGATTACTATTTTTGTGATATAAACTTAGAAATGTGCTATTTTGGTCATTTTAGTTTTTGATTACTATTTTTGTGATATAAACTTAGAAATGTGCTATTTTGGTCATTTTAGTTTTTGATTACTATTTTTGTGATATAAACTTAGAAATGTGCTATTTTGGTCATTTTAGTTTTTGATTACTATTTTTGTGATATAAACTTAGAAATGTGCTATTTTGGTCATTTTAGTTTTTGATTACTATTTTTGTGATATAAACTTAGAAATGTGCTATTTTGGAGATTTGTCCTAAGATATTTGATTAAGATAATTAATGATGCTTAGAATAATTTGCCATGCGAACCAAAGATGTCAACGAATATAACTTTTTACATTAACTCGCCATGCGACTGCGAACCAAAAGACGTCATGGATTTTTTTTTTCTGTCCACATTAGGCCTGGAACGGATCGGATATCCGGACAATTTTAAGATATCCGGATCCGGATCCTTATTAGGTGAATCCATAATTTTACTATCCTTATCCGAATCCGGGGTTCGCGGATATCTGGATGTCGGATATCCTTCTAAAAATTATAATATCCGGCGGATATCCGGATCCGGATTTGGATCCTTAAAATAAATAAAAAATAATATTAATATATATAAAATATTAACAATAATTTAAAAATAAAAATATATATAATGTTTTTAATTATTTCTATGTATAATATTACAAAATTTACATAAAATTTATATATACTATTATAAAAATGAAAATATATTAAATAAAATTAGTTTTTATATATAGATATTACTATTTTTGAAATAGTTATTAATAAAATTTACGGATCCGGATATCCGGACTAAAAAATCAAGATATCCGGATCCGGATTCGGCTTTGACGGATCCAACATTTTACTATCCGGATCCGGATTCAGCCTCTCCGGATATCCGGATTTTCGGATCGGATCCGGATCGGATCACGGATCGAATCGGGATCTCGGATAAAAGTTCCTAGCGTAGTCCACATGACAAGTCATAGTCTACGTTCAATAATACTCTCTTTGTTACGTTAAGATGGAAATTTTTGAAAAAAAAATTGTTTCACAAAAATAAAATTTTTATGGTTTCTATACAAAAATTGTAAATTTTAATAAAATTAATTGGATTTATTGAAAGATTATCGGTTAAAAAACATTAAAATTTGATAATTTAAAAAAAACGATGCATGAATAATGTGTTTTTTTAATATGTGTGAAAACACTAAAACATCTATTTTTAAGAAACGGTGGGAGTAATAATGAATGATTTATGATTCGGTCATAAAACTCTAAATTCAATAATAATGAATGATTTCCATCAGTTGTATCACTGACCAACTCATTATAATTTTTCCTCATCGTATAATGTTCCACCTAAACTAAAGACAATTTATCAACTTAACCAAAATATTTGGCACTCAGTTTTTAACGTTTAGGCCTGACTTCAATCCCATCAATTACAATCCCACCTTTCAACTGATAGCCTTTAACTTCAGTTAGACTCATGACAACCTCCTTGTCATGCTCCTCACCTTCTCTTCCTGTCTCGAACTCTCCGAGCTCTATCTCCATCCACCCGTCGCCTCTAACCCTCGGTTCTTTCTTGGCCATCCTCTGTTCTCTATGTCCGTAAAACAGCCGCTTCATTAGTTGTTTCTTGTCATCCAAGCAACTTAGATAACTCGTGTGTATTTTCTTTCCCCCGTTTCCCACTTTTACCCAAGTCTCGGCCGGGACT
Proteins encoded:
- the LOC106310343 gene encoding malignant T-cell-amplified sequence 1 homolog translates to MFKKFSLEEVSSQNQVKTSVQRRIRQSIQDEYPGLETVMEDLLPKKSPLIVVKCPNHLTLVVVNNVPLFFCIRDGPYMPTLRLLHQYPNIMKRFQVDRGAIKFVFSGANIMCPGLTSPGGVLDEEVDAERPVAIYAEGKQHALAIGFTKMSAKDIKSINKGIGVDNMHYLNDGLWKMERLD